A stretch of the Lolium perenne isolate Kyuss_39 chromosome 3, Kyuss_2.0, whole genome shotgun sequence genome encodes the following:
- the LOC139837631 gene encoding uncharacterized protein gives MAAVSAKSVALLAAVLLLLVASAAATARTVEREEVVSLGSLAPSLAPAPAPTMLSAAGAVAPGAWAVAALVSLLAFLAH, from the coding sequence ATGGCCGCCGTCTCCGCCAAGTCCGTCGCCCTCCTCGCGGCCGTGCTCCTCCTGCTCGTCGCGTCGGCCGCGGCGACCGCAAGGACCGTGGAGCGGGAGGAGGTCGTCTCCCTCGGCAGCCTTGCGCCGTCGCTCGCTCCGGCGCCGGCGCCGACGATGCTCAGCGCGGCGGGCGCCGTCGCCCCTGGCGCTTGGGCCGTGGCCGCCCTCGTCTCCCTCCTCGCCTTCCTCGCTCACTGA